Within Coregonus clupeaformis isolate EN_2021a chromosome 20, ASM2061545v1, whole genome shotgun sequence, the genomic segment GAGAGGTTGGGATTGTGTAGCTTTCTCCCAGTCATCATTAAAATACAATGCCTCTGTCAACCAATGTAATTATCTCTCAAAAGCTGCTATGTCTCTGTCTTTccactctcttctccctctcccacccaccacctctctcttctctatccgtCTCTAGGTGAGAGTGCGATGTGGAGAGGAGCCAGAGAGTGAGGCGATGGGCTGCACCTCTGCTAAGCAGGTGTCGGCCGTGCCCAGCGATGAGGAGGGCCGGGGCAAGGCCTACAGCAACGGAGACCTCTTCACCGGTCAGtacatctctctcacacacacacacacacacacactagcgatGAGGAGGGCCGGGGCAAGGCCTACAGCAACAGAGACCTTTTCATCAGTCAGCACACAGTATCATACAGTGCACACTCTACACTCCAGCCACACCTGTAGCCATGTCTATATACACCTGCCTGTCTAATATCTTTACACTCTACGCCAGCTGCTGACCAGGCTACCTTTACCTGTAAAACATCCTCCCCATCTGTAGGATATCCCATAGAAATAGATTTACACGATATCCTTCCTGTAATCCATCTACTCCATGTCCACTCCACACACACTGGCCTGCTGGCTATGTTACCTGTATTACCTCTCCTCTAGTCTCACTCTATACCCAATCTTTATTCTACATGGGCGGCTTGACAATTTCACCTCTAGTCTGACTTTTTTAAATGAGTACATCTGGCTATACATTTTATTAATGAATGCAAAGTTTCCGACACGGGCAGTGCAGATTTGAGAAAAAGGCAATATTAGTGTCATGTTACCCATTTTATTTCTCTTCCTCCCACCTGTGCAAAAATTACTTGGTGCAGTAGCCTCTAGGATAGCTGAGTGGTTTTGGTGTTGTGTCCTCTTAGTACTTTTAGAGCTTGGACATTGAGAGAGAGGGTTAAGAAAGTGTATCTAGTTAACAGCATCAATTATAGCTGCTTGCTGGGTGCTGTGGCTAggtttagagagagggagagaggatgagggatTGGAGACAGATTAAGAATTAGGAGCAACACGCTGGAATAACCACACAGGAAATGGCAGATGACGAGCCACGGGAGGCCTCggtctgttctccctctctatTACTATattcctccctcactctctctcgttctctatcactctatccctccctctattactctctatcctccctctctctgttggaCACATACAGTCATTGGTCTGACCTTCTTTGTGcctctctcattcctctgtccctctctccttttgactttctttctgactctccccctctcactccatCCTTCCCTCTATTAGTCATTCCTCTTTTTTTAAGGAATGGCTGCATCGTGACAATTgattggaggaggaggggaaataTTCCTTGAGAGAGGAAGATGACGTGGGTTAAAGATTCTCTTTTTCCCTTCTCGGTTCATCTgcatctcctcctccctttcctctccaAGGCTTCACTTTCttgccttccttccttccttccttccttccttccttcctctctctctttctccgtattaaaccatctctctccttcttctccatGTCCTCCCCGGCCGCTTCAACGACTCCCtccctttccttcctctccatctcttcctctctcccctatcGCAGCATTGGGTCACggctccctcccctcctccgtCCATCGTTACCTtacttactcacacacacaataacaggaAAGGCTGAGCTCCCTTACACAAACACTGGGGAAAAGAGAGGAAATGGCAACACTTTCTGAAGAAGTGTGTTGCCTTATTTTTTTGTTTTAGCACGTCACTTGTTGTCATGTTGCAATTTAACGATTTGATTTGTAGTTGGCCAGACTGTTGTGAGTGGGCGTATTAGTTGCATTGTAGTGTAAATATAGTCGCTATTGGCCTGTTGTTGTATCGACATTCAGAACTGCAAATGAAATATGAAGCGTCACGCAGCTCACTACATTATGTAATTCAGAACGGATCTAACTGATTTTACACTGATAAAAAATGAACGCAACAATttctacgattttactgagttacagttcatataaggaaatcagtgaacttaaattaattaattaattaattaggccctaatctacggatttcacatgactgggaatacagacatgcatctgatggtcacagatgcagtgcattcggaaagtattcagaccccttccctttttccacattttgttatgttacagccttattctaaaattgattaaaaaaattaattgttttcctcatcaatctacacacaataccccataatgacgaagcgataaaacagatttttttgaaacttttgtaaatgtattaaaaataaaaaacagaaataccttatttacataagtattcagaccctttgctaggagactcgaaattgagctcaggtgcatcctgtttcctttgatcatccttgatgtttctacaacttgattggaggccaCCCGTGGTAAAttaagttgattggacatgatttcgaaaggcacacacagttgacagtgcatgtcagagcaaaaaccaagccatgaggtcgaaggaattgtccgtagagctccgagacagcattgcgtcgaggcacagatcttgggaagggtaccaaaaaatgtctgcagcattgaaggtccccaagaacacagtggcctccatcattcttaaattgaataagttttgaaccaccaagagtcttcctagagctggccgcccagccaaactgagcaatcggggaagaagggtcttggtcagggagatgaatGGCTGCAAgaagaagggtcttggtcagggagatgaaaccaagattgaactatttggcctgaatgccaagcgtcacgtctggaggaaacctggcaccatccctgcggtgaagcatggtggtggcagcataagtctgtggggaagtttttcagcgacagggactgggagactagtcacgatcgagggaaagatgaacggagcaaagtacagagagatccttgatgaaaacctgctccagagcactcaggacctcagactgggggcgaaggttcaccttccaacaagacgacaaccctaagcacacagccaagacaacgcaggagtggcttcgggacaagtctctgaatgtacttgagtTAAACTTATTGCCAACCTTTATTTAGGCATTTTAAAACACTTTGTTTCCCTATTACGACAATCATCTAATCCGACTATAAACTTTCAATTTACGGATATGATTGCGGCTGATCAAATCAGCACACCAGTAAAATAGCATTACACCAAAaaggtttagaaactctgtggttaCACCGCAAGTCAGATGGCTCATTGGCGAAAAATTGTGCATGTTCAAAACGAtaaccagctaacgttagctagctatattgGCTATTAGCTCCTATCTGATATCTTAGCACCATGTTtatctagccagctagctagcatattagctaatatagctagctacagtagctaacacAACAGATGAAAGGGTTAGTTATCCGTAATCTTAGCTATGTGACCTGTTAGCAatctgcttagctagctagctttgttatTGCATGCATGTCCAGGCACGTCGGCACGAGCCTTTATTATTAGTGAATTAAACGTAACTAATATTTGCAACAGGAGTTCGATTTTGGTCACTGTGTCAGTTAATCAGTTTCTCAATACTGCACCTTTCTGTTGTAGAATGAGCTAGCTTGCTGCTTGCTGCTGATATTTCCCAGCtagacattcctctgcattgtgCTCGTGGCTCAGGCGGTGAGTGGTGGCTGGCATAGCAACAGTTTTGCTATGTAGAGGGACTAGAGAAGGGCCGATAGACTAGAAAAGGCTAATAGCGGCCCAATATATCGGCTCGGACGATTATCGGTCGTTCTCTACCAGGCAGGGCAGGGTCAGTGTAAATGTCATGTCTGCTTAGGTCCTATGGAGACAGAGTTTGAGCTGGGTGGGAGCCAGGCAGCCTGGCCAGGCAGGGGGCTCTGACTGGCAGACTGAAGGACGGAGAGAGTGACACAGCCTGCCCTGACCACTCCACTCAGCCTGACTGGGAATGGATGCACACTTGTGCACTCAAATGGACACACACTCATGCTCAactgactcactcacacacacacacacacacacacacacacacacacacacacacacacacacacacacacacacacacactagttgcATCTGACACACAGTCACTCTGTCAGCTCTTAAAGGTCGACACAGAGCTCCAGCGCCTAATGAGAAAGACGTCCACATTAGAGAATCACTTTTTCTCAAAATAgaatcgctctctctgtctctgtccctaaaaTGGCCCTATCATCATCATGACGAAGCAAGCAGCCCTGTCGCCTCAGTGGAAATGACGATCTCTGTTTCACTCCGTCGTCTGTCACAGTCAGTGCCAGTGGAGACGCACACTCACTGATACACATCCTCTCCAATATGGACAAATGTAGgcaacctggtcccagatctctaTGTGCTTTAGCCAACTGACTGTCATTGTTATTGTCATGCCATACAAGCACATACCtgtacagatctgggaccaggctaaaagAAGACCGATGTGAATAGATTCAAAATAATTATCCATGAAATATAGTCATTTTTCTTTGTCCTTATAGGCTCACTCTTAATGTGTTTATGTGCCTTTAATGTCTGCTCGGTGTTAGTCATTTCTTCTCCTGTTACCTGTCTCTGTTACTAAGCCACAGTGACTGATGGTTGATTCACTGTGTGTTGTTTGAGGTAGTGTGTGTAGGCGTGTTCAGACGGGCTGCTTTGCTCTGGCATGTTTACATTCCCCAGGCAGGCAGCAGTAGAGAAAACAAcgctccctctttctttctctccatctctatccccCCACATCCCCCATCGCTCCTCATAGTTAGGCCTGTCTGCCCTCTAGGTTGTCTGATCTGATGTTGATGTCTTTCACACACTGATGACGCacagtgtgacacacacacacacacacacacacacacgggtgatACAGGTGTCAGGGAGGATACTGCGGCTGCATCTCAGAGGGACTGAAGCACAGAGACAGTCGAAGAGAGGATAGAGTGAGTGAGACcatgtgagaaggagagagattaaCAGAGTGAGTGGGACAGTGAGAGGAATAGAGTGAGACcatgtgagaaggagagagattaaCAGAGTGAGTGGGGCGGTGAGAGGAAGAGGAGTAGAACAGTATACAGGCTGCAGAGACATTTCAGATAGACTGACTACACATGGCAGGtgcctttccctccctcccactccctcaTATCAGTCTGATGAGTCTATTTCAGTGAAAGGGCAAAATACACCAAATGGAGCTGATAAGACAGGGCGTGCAGTGTGTTTTATTAGCGTGCAGTGTGTCTTTGTGtttcggggtgtgtgtgtgtgtgctgctttATCAGAAAACCGTGGTCATCTACTCAGGAATATAGTTAACTGTTTTTTTTCTGTCCACTGTTGGGTGgggttctctctgtgtgtatttGCAGTGCCACACGTATGCAGGagtagttatttatttatttatctaacTACTCTCTCTCCGTTTTTTCTCTCTCCATACAGACGAGTACAAGatgaagggagtggaggaggtgaagtACATGCGTGGAGAGGAGGACCGGGTGAATGCACGCAACCAGGAGAACCTGGTGAGAGAGGAacgaccccacacacacacacacagtctctgacTGTCCATCAACACACATAGAAAACACACAGTCCTCTTTGACATTCCATCAACACATGCAAACAGACGGTGTTTGTGCTAAATGCACACGTACACAGAAGCCCCCcccccatgcacacacactcacactacacacaaatgaaaatgaaaacacacacacacagccatggtGCCTCCCGAGCAGGTAGAGACAACGTGTTGGCGTGTATGGAATGTGGGAGTTTCACTAAAGGCTGTTTAAACCTGCTCCTCTCCTTCATGGCCTACATTTTGTGAGCAATAGCTACGATTTATTATTTCCTACAAACACTGTAAAATAACCAGAAAAGGTGCACACCCTTTTGGATGAGGTAACAATTGAAGGAAAGGAATCAAAACTGGAGAGAAATGAAAGTCCTACCCTCCTATTGATTGTCATTTCAGTGTCTCTTTATTCCACCATTGTTGTGACTGTGCTGCCATCATCATAGTAGCTGGCTTAAAACATGCAGGAGAACAAATGTCATTTTCAGAAGTGACTTACTATTTTTAGAAAGCTTAACGAAAAGTACTCACAGGGGACCGTTTCTCACAGACGCACATTTAATCCTGCAGAGTCAaagtgcacacacacaaccaaacagATTTATGTGTGACGCTGCATATCCATGAATTCTTGTAGTGAGCATACGCAGTAGCAGGGTGATCTAAAGCCTGAGGAGAGGGCAGCTCCTAGTTTAAGACACACTAAAACCTTGGCATGCCATGCTCCTCCAAAGCACAGCCAGCACCTCTAATGATCCAGGCCGGTGAGGAGGTTTTCCCCCTGGTCAGTCCCACTGGCCTCCAGCCTCTTAGCATCCCAGCCAGTGTCTGGATCCAGGCAAGAGCAGAGCAGACCAGGCTCTCCTGCACGGGGCCTACATGGCAGCCTGTCTCTTCCCAGCTCCAAGGCTCCAGCAGCAGGGGTAGGCAGCCTCTCTATCCCCAGCCTTAGGGCCACAGCTGGGCCAGGCAACTCTTACCTCCAGCCACAGACCTGTCACTCCCCTTAGCCATAGTGACACACAACACAGCAGGGTACGGATGTTTCCAACCTTAGGGCCCTGGCTGGCAGGGGGCAGGTATATTTTCTCTCCCCAGCCTCTGGCCTACTACATGGGCAGGATGGGGTTCGGAGGGCTCTGTGTATAGTCTCTGGGCTATGAGCTGAtctgtgtgtttttgtgcgtTTCAGGAGAAGAGCTCTTTACAGTACAGGGGAAAACCACACAAAGAAGGCTCTGGAGCCAACGCCAACAGGACAAAGTGAGTGATAACATGTTTGTGTgtatgacagagtgtgtgtgtgagacaaagTGTGTGTAATAAAATGTCTGTAATAACGCTGTGTGAGTCTGCGTGCACGTGTTATCAGCTAGTCATTGGTGTTACTTAACAATCATTGCTGCGCTTTTATATGTATTCATAAATGGTATCAGGCAGTGTGATTTAAAGCAGTGTGTTGTTATCACTGTAGTGGACCTGAGTGGTTAGTGTCTTTTGTTTCCAGACGTGTAATGTGGCTCTATTTCTGTGTGGATTAGCATGGGTGCTGTAGCTGTATTTAGTTTGCTTTTGGATTATATACTTTGTGGGAGCACTCCATAAAATGATTATTCAAATTCCTCCACAACCACGAAGGCTCTTGCCGAAGCGGGGGtttagaactgtgtgtgtgtgtgtgtcctgtgtggggGGTGTAATGGAAAATTCTAGTGGTGTTTGTTGCCTCCCGTTTCCTCCCTGTCTAACTTCCTCCTTCATTCTCTTTCTCAATCCCTCACTCTCGTTCTCACTCTTTATTTCGCTCCCTcgttctcactctctccctttctttcacAGTATCCACACGTCAGAGAGCCAGCAGGAGTTCTTCAGGATGCTGGATGAGAAGATTGAGAAGGTGAGGggcggaagagagggagggagggagggagggagggactgggCAGCAGGGCCTGAACATTTAAAGAGACGGTCTCCTGTGAGATTTGGGGCTGCTAAAAGCCAGCTCTGACAGGCAGGAAATACTTCAAGTTGAGATACATCCAGATTAGGACTTTAAAAGACTACTTTATTCCTATCAACCTCACCCCTGTCTTCTCTATCCTCTCCATTTATCCTACGGAGATGCTATCTGTCCTCCCTCTCATCACTGTCTTCTCtgtttcatccctctctcatctgtGGTGTGTGCCCACAGGGACAGGATTACTGTTCAGAGGAAGAAGAGGCAGAGGATGGGACATAGCTAACAGGCCCCCGACTCAACCCCCTACAGAGAGCctcccagagtgtgtgtgtgtgtgtgcatgttagaCTGAATCAGTgtttgtatgttgtgtgtgtctatgtatgtttgACTGCCTTTGTATGTGattctgtatgtgtctgtgtgagcATGTaggttttttgtgtgtatgtgtgagagagagggcaagCTATTCTCAGACTGGCTGTCGTCCCATTGGGCCCCTGAGTGAATTACTGGAGGGAGAGACGAATGaggagacatacagacagacatgtgGACTCACTGTAGCCATGCCAGTGTGCCTGCTCCCCCGCAGGACTATGGAGAAACCCTCCCCTCTACCCCAACTACCACCCCAGTGAACTGTTCTGTGGACCCTGGTCCAGCTCTGTGTATACCACCCCCTCATGACTACAACATGGAGAAGGAGGACAAACAGAAGAGGAACGAGCATTATGGGAGTTGGAGTCTGGGAGACACCCTCCTGGTTTCTACCTTCAATGGCCCTGGCTGTTGTGCTTCACCTGCGAGGAGCAGAGATGtggatagagatagaggggtgCTGGGGAAGGGGGTCACTTCCATAACCCCCACCAGCCCCCATCAGACAACGGAGGCTCGTTGCTGCAGTGGGCCagacagagggaaggaaggaagggagggggggGAAAAGAAAAATCTAGATATTTTAATAAGAGAAAGAAGAGTCAGTGAGTGGCTTATTTTGAAACTCTGAACTCCTGCCTTTTTGAAGGACTTTTTTTATTATGTTCATCCagttaattatttttattttattttcatgttttttttaatttGGCTTCTATCATAGTGAATCACCTCCTGCAGGCTGCAGCTCTATAGGTCAGAGCTTCTGTGTTGCTAGACAACCTGTCCTCTTAAATATACCCTCAACGCTACTATACCAGACCTTGACTATGTGAAACACACACTCACCTTCATATTCATAGATGCAGACCCACAAATACACACTCATACattcagacacagacacacactcatacgGACAGACAAACTCAGATagacgcatacacacacatatgccaTTGTATTCCTGTCATTTCATTAGCCGAGTGTTATGTAAGTATGTCGATAGGCTGTGATGTTGAGGGGTTTGGGTGAATGTTGGAACCAGCAGCTGTGGGTTGGTTGCTTTCTGCTGCTGGACTTATTCATGTCCACCTGCAGTGTTTATTGCTCTTTCTTCTGCATTGGTAGCTCAGTCGCCGCTTCTCTTCAACTCAGCAGTATTGACGCTTACTGGCAGAGTGGAGTCACCCtctgttgacacacacacaaacacacacagccttttcATGGACTAAGAAGTGAGATTTAAAGGAAAAGAGGTGTGGTTGCCTGGGAGACACAGCCCTGATTGTGCTTCTGTCATGATTACTGGATCGTTCCTTTTTAATTTGATTTTCAATACtttttgtttttctattaaaataaaaacacaggAGCTGTTCATCTGCTGTGTGTATCTATCTGTGTGACTCAGAGGTGGTGTGTGGTTAACAGTTACAGTAAGGAAAGTCGTTTCATGCTGACATCACCGTTGGATTGAAGAGTCAGTAGATTTTCCTCTGGTACTGTTCCCAAAGCCATGTTGCAGTTTATATAAGTGGAGCGTAGAGACACATTCTGGTCAAGACTGATGCTTTGTGCCATCTGGTGGTAGAATATCAGAATTGCACCTGAGGCATCATGAATTACAAAGAGCCTATTCAATAGGGCTGGGGGACCTAACGATATgggggacctcacgatacgatattatcacagaTACTTAGGtaccgatacgatatgtattgcaattctcatgattctatatgtattgtgattcgatactgtgatattattgcgatttgatgttccaaacatatggcccaccatatgtctgctgcagagaggcgAAAGACCCATGATAAACGAGTTTTGATcaatcatggaaataaaagtgctgaaaacactttggagaacaagctatgaaggaaaaatactggaattttggtgcaggtacagccaaccaGGGCAAAAATAATGTGATATTGTCAAACATAATTTCCACCCCAATCACTACTATTCAGTGTGAGACATATGGAAATACTGGATGTATCTGTTAACCTCGTAAAGATCTGACCCCTTTTTtaaatttttgcctaaaatgacatacccaaatctaactgcctgtagctcaggacctgaagcaaggatatgcatattcttgataccacctgaaaggaaacactttgaagtttgtggaaatgtgaaattaatataggagaatataacatattagatctggtaaatgataatacaaacaaaacaacatgcgttttgtattaattttttgttccatctttgaaatgcaagagaaaggccacaatatattgcagtttaggcacaatttagattttggccattagatggcagcagtgtgtgcaaagtttcagattgatccagtgaagcattgcaatactggactattttgtatcaagtctgcccaaatgtgccgaattggtcaatttgatagattttcaagtacataactatagagaacatacaaaaatgatatggtaatacaaaatataagtttacacactcccaggaatgtcatacatgatggatcattagcttatacactaacttttacacatctagatggccgggcggggtgggtgggtgtggagccagagaccgcaggggttcaaactgtagaacccagttcctacatttgaaaataaaaatggattttatcaaacataactatgctacattttatctccaactacttctcagatagagttcaatgtgtcaaatcggagggcctgttgtctggacctatggcagtctctatgggggtgccacagggttcaattcttgggccgactcttttctccgtgtatatcaatgatgtcgctcttgctgctggtgactctcggatccacctctacgcagacgacaccattttgtatacatctggcccttcattggacactgtgttaacaaacctccaaacgagcttcaatgccatacaacactccttcagtagcctccaactgctcttaaacactagtaaaactaaatgcatgctcttcaatcgaacgctgctggcacccgcccacccgactagaatcactactctcgacgggtctgacctagagtatgtggacaactacaaatacctaggtgtctggttagactgtaaactatccttccagactcacattaagaatctccaatccaaagttaaatccagaatcggcttcctatttcgcaacaaagcctccttcactcatgctgccaaacatgccctcgtaaaactgactatcctaccgatccttgacttcggcgatgtcatttacaaaatagcctccagcactctactcagcaaattggatgtagtctatcacagtgccatccgttttgtctccaaagccccatacactccccaccactgtgacctgtacactcttgttggctggtcctcattacatgttcgtcgtcaaacccactggctccaggccatctataaatcactgctaggcaaatccctgccttatcttagctcattggtcaccataacaacacccacccgtagtatgcgctccagcaggtatatctcactggtcatccccaaagccaacacctcctttggccgccattccttccagttctctgctgccaatgactggaacgaattgcaaaaatctctgaagctggagactcttatctccctcactaactttaagcatcagttgtcagagcaccttaacgatcactgcacctgtacacagcccatctgaaattagcccacccaactacctcatccctatattgttatttattttgctcatttgcaccccagtatctctatttgcacatcatctcttgcacatctatcattccagtgttaatactaattgtaattattttgcactataacCTATTTATtcccttacctccataacttgctacatttgcacacactgtatatatattttctgttgtatttgactttatgttttgttttaccccatatgtaactctgtgttgttgtttttatcgcaatgctttgctttatcttggccaggtcgcagttgtaaatgagaacttgttctcaactggcttacctggttaaataaaaataaaaaaatctctgggacccttaggatgacaaatcagagcatgGTTACTGAATGTAagaacattatttaccttcagaggtgaatgtatcaaaccagttgctgtgatacttttgttgttgttgtgcactctcctcaaacaatagcatggtattttttcactaatagctactgtaaattggacagtgctgttagattaacaagaatttaagctttttgcccatataaaacatgtctatgtcctggaaagtttctacggaatcggtgtcccgtatacgggacggttgagctaacatgcgctaatgtgattagcacgactgttgtaagtaacagcaaactttccaggacatagacatgtcttatatgagcagaaagcttaaattattgttaatctaactgcgctgtccaatttacagtagctattacagtgaagaaataccatgctattgtttgaggagagtgcacaacaacaaaaaacctaTAACGGCAACTGGGTTGATACATTCACCtcctgaaggtaaataatgtacttacattcagtaatctttctctgatttgtcatcctaaaggTCCCAgcgataaaatgtagcatagttatgtttgataaaatccatttttatattcaaatgtaggaactgggttctacattttgaacccctgctgtctctggctccacacccaccccacccggccatctagatgtgtggaagttagtgtataagctaatgatccatcatgtatgacattcctgggagtgtgtaaacttaccttttgtattaccatatcattattgtatgttctctatagttatgtccttgaaaatgtatcaattgtccaatttggcacatttgggcagacttgatacaaaatagtccagtattgcagtgcttcactggatcaatctgaaactgtgcacacacacactgctgccatctagtgaccaacatctaaa encodes:
- the LOC121533478 gene encoding uncharacterized protein C1orf21 homolog, with translation MGCTSAKQVSAVPSDEEGRGKAYSNGDLFTDEYKMKGVEEVKYMRGEEDRVNARNQENLEKSSLQYRGKPHKEGSGANANRTNIHTSESQQEFFRMLDEKIEKGQDYCSEEEEAEDGT